Genomic segment of Apostichopus japonicus isolate 1M-3 chromosome 8, ASM3797524v1, whole genome shotgun sequence:
aaaagttaaaatagtacagAAGCCCTCGTATTATTTTAAgcttaaatataacaatatcaCATCTTATACAATCACAAAACTCAGAGATAACCTTTTTGGGCTTCAAGTTTAACTTGGGcttcattttaaactttcatttatCTTTAATTTCCATCTAATTGTCTGGTTGTATTCAAGTTGAGCAAATGTGAAGCGTTGAAATATTTTGGATTTCAAGCAAAGGGATATCGGCTTTCACACACGAGAGTCGTTCAAATTGTTCGAGTTTGGTTTGGCCTCGTCCACAAAAATGTACTAAAATATCCACATACAAAAGATTTGATATAACTTTAGCTACTATCAATATAGAATACTCATGATCAATCCACAATTTATCCTTTGAGAAATCCACAACGAAATATGCATGTTTGAAAGATTTAACttgaaggagacacaaaccctacCATCAACATTGGCCTATGTGACAGAGGTAAATGTCATGAAACAACACccacaaacagctaagaaaaatgttACTCCAATTGGAAGATATCATAGATTTGATGTTGAAGACTTGACCAGGTCTaaattatgacatcatcgagtCACATGTCATTCATTTCCTTACGTCTTTCCTTGCTTATCATAACTTTTACTTTCTGTACTAAAGATGACTTTTGCGAATGCTGAAATCTAAAATATTGTAgctcttaacatgacctaaAGGTGGCAGTGCTAACATTTGACATTGGAAACATGAAAACAATACCAAGAGAAAGTCAAAGCTTTAAGCTCTTAGCGGCACTAAGATTTACCAAACAAACACTCTAAAACTAGGATATCTACCACaaagaataatatttttcttagcATTTTTAGGGAGTTGTCCTTCACAAAGATCTGTCTTATTAGCTTAATATGatagttgggtttgtgtctgCTTCATCTAAAGTTTTGAATAAAATGGATTGCTTATGTCCAATCTACTTCTGCTTCAGCTCTTTACAAGAAACCAATTCTGTAAACATAATACATTAATATTCTGATCAGCTGGAAATTAAATGGTTGACTAAATGCATAGCTCAGAAGATATTAAAATTATAGGAAAATGTGTACAAAATTCTCGCAAAAGAAAATAATGGGTTAACTATCTTCAAAAGTAGCAAAAAACACAGTGAAGGATACATTATATAGAGTTCTCTAGTGTTGCTTGTGTTGCAACCTGCTACACAGTGATGAGATAAAAACCTCTAAAATCCAAAGCACTTAACAGGATTATCATAGTAAAGGTTATGCATCACATATTAAGTGCATGATTAGAAGATCTGTTCCACTCCAAGTGAAAGGTAACAgcaaggagagggggggggggcgggggtttcACCGTGGAAGTTTTGTTCTCTCCTACGACTTACACTAGAGACTACAAAATGAACATTTGTCTCACAAAGACCAATATCTACTGCCTCACAGGATTATTTGGTACAATTTCATGGAATATGGAATTTTTAAAAGGTGGCCCAAAAACATGACTTTTGCATAGGTTTTCCATATTGAATAGTAATTTCGAACCATGACTACTGGCGGCTACTTGACAACCCTGTGGGTTCATTAGTCTGCTGTTTCTTTATCATTTGTATATTCTTTAAGAATAAACTAGACTTTGGTATAAAAGTATATTACTGTGATGATACAATGAGAACATAATACTAGTTACCTATCATTAAACTAAAAGAGAACTTTTACACCTACAGGATGCATATTGGTTAGCTTGTGTGTATAAATATAGCAATCATTATTAACACTGCAAAGTGAACAAACTTGACTGTAATTATTTAGGTATGTTTTCCATGAGACACATTTGATTAACTCTTATAAAGTAATTGTTGCTATGGTTAAACTATCTGTGAAATAAGAACTTAGATCAACCTGTTTGTAACAAAATGACACAACAGCTTTCATAGGAAGAAAGTGGGATGTAAGGCATCAGTATTCTTTCTTTCCTCTCTCCTTTCTCTGATTCTGATTTTGTGCCTCAAACTCAAAATGATACTTGAATAATATTATTACTGTTGACTGTAAGACCTTcacttaaaaaagaaaaggtATCAAGGCTTTACGATTCTTTGGGTAGTCGTCAAATTTCTGAAGGTACCACCTGAAACAGaggaaaaacagaaagaagaacTGGAAACACTATCTCTAAATATATTCTCATCTACTAAACGATCATAAATGTCTTGTTTTTTCATGACTAATATTTTACAGCCAATTTTAAttctttattgaaaaaaaagaactgtTCACAAGTTCAGTGACTGGTTTTCAGCTATGGACTTATAAAGTTAGAGAGGTATTCAGTTCTTATCACCAATTGTGAAAAATGCTCTGTTctaagataaaaaaataaataaataaaaaataacaggGCGTCATCGGTCAGAAACCTATATGATATGGCgagttgtttttatttctaGACGGAAAGGAAAAACAATAGATGTGACCTCCTGAAAGCAAAATTGGATCAATCTATGGACAATAATGTAGTTTACTGACATGACCTTTATATATCAAGATAAAGGATGAAGAATTTGTCAGTCATTTGGTGCAGACTTACCATTAGACGTACTTCAGGTAAATACTGAGTGAATACCTTTGAAACAATGGCATTGCTCCAAACTTTATCCTTTCCCCAACTCCACCTCTCACCCCTCTTGTAGAAGTACTTACTCATGATGATGCATTGCACGATGACCAATGTTGCATGAACTGAATATGCAGAAAGAGACAGCAGGGAGAGACCAACAGGCAATTGCAAAACCCATCCATTCCACAATCTCACCCAAAAAGTTGGCACCAGAAACGTAATTGAATAGACCTCCTAACAGCAAAAGAGAGAAGGATAGTAGTAGGAAAGTAGAAAATACTGCCTCAGGTACCTTCTTCTCTATTCATATCAGCCAAATGGAGTTTTCCATCATTGGGTGAGCACTTCAAAAATGCCTGTTAGATTTCATGTGTGTGTCATAGTTCAGGATTGAGTCACTTAAgaaacatataggcctactgtgcaTCTATTGGTCATATCCATTCCTCTACTGAACCCATCCATACCTCTATTGATCCCATCCATACCTCTACTGATCCCATCCATGCCTCTATTGATCACATACATGTCTCGATTGATCCCATTCATGCCTCTGTTTATCACATACATGTCTCGATTGATCCCATCCATACCTCTCTTGATCCCATCCATGCCTCTGTTTATCATATCCATGCCTCTACTGATCCCAACCATGCCACTATTGATCACATTCATGCCTCTACTGATGCCATCCATGCCTCTACTGATCACATCCATGCCTCTCTTGATCCCATTCATGCCTCTATTGATCACATCCATGCCTCTGTTTATCACATACATGTCTCGATTGATCCCATCCATACCTCTCTTGATCCCATCCATGCCTCTGTTTATCATATCCATGCCTCTACTGATCCCATCCATGCCTCTATTGATCACATTCATGCCTCTACTGATGCCATCCATGCCTCTGTTGATCACATCCATGCCTCAATTGTTCCCATCCATGCCTCTATTGATCCCATCCATGCCTCTGTTGATCACATTCATGCCTctattgataatatatatacctCTATTGATCACATTCATGCCTTTAGTGATCCCATCCACACCTCTGTTGATCATATCCATGCCTCTATTGATCCCATCTATGCCTCTCCTAATCATATCGGTGCCTCTAATGATCACATCCATGCCTATTGTGATCACATCCATGCCTCTAGTGATCATTGACATACCCCTAATGATCATATCATGATACCATCAAATATTTAGCTATTACTGAATACATTGGTTACAATTTAATATGACCCAGTCTTCTTTTGTTAATTGTGCCATCTACAGCTGCACATCATTTCAGAGAATGAAGTGAAACTGAAGTTACTTTCCGAGAAACTCGTTTCAAAAAGACCAAGTATGACCATTACCAACCAAAGGTCAATGAGGAAcagatcaaatttaaaaaaaactaaaacattttaaaaaaaacgATACCTTCTGGGATTTTGTACCCGGTTTCACCTGGTTTACGCAAATTTCTTAGAACTGAGTCTGAATGTATATTGATGACGAGACCAAGAAAGAAGAGAGCAATTcctgacaacaacaaaaagaagaaaaacagatatAAAACTAATATTGAGTcccaggcctagaatttcacaaattTAGCCACTTGAAAGTGCTTAAAATATCTTTAAGCTGTACTGTACAGGCCTATGGAAGCAGCCTAATGATTCTTACTGATAATAAACATAATGCAGGGCTTAGTTTAATGCAGaaatcattttgttataatgtGTATATGCAAAGAGAAAAATGCAGTGGCCATtttggggagtggggggggggggctcctggCTATTGGCAAAATCCACAAGCATTTAGACAGATATCAGGATTATTTATTGTGAACTGGCATTCAATTAACTATGTTAATTGTAAGCATATTTCAATATTCCAGTCATTTTTCAAGGAACATTGTTAAACGCATGTAAACTTTGAATTTTTATTACTCCATATGATACAGCAATCGTTAACCATTAACCTGATTCATTTATATTCAACCAAGTTATGTAAATTGTTTGTGGAAGCATACATTTACAAAAATACACCTTGAGTATCACGCATGTGCAAATTAACACATTTAGAAACACTTGCACCTACAAATTCAAGCCCTTTCAACATGGAAACCCATTCGCATCCATGTGAAAGTATGGATTTGCTTACATTTGCCAATTCACGCAAATTCAAATGATTGCTTAATGTAAAAGATTTCTTTCCAAAAACTTTCTTACCAATTACAAATCTTGGATCAGAAAACCACCAATCTTGGTAAGTACTGACGTGTAGTAGATACGCTCCCTGCATAAATCCGTTATAACAACAGAATACTAATGCCAATATGAACGGCACCACAGGAGTCACCTTTCCACCTCTAAGCAGGAAAGGAAAGATGAAAGTTCTGCAATGAAAAATGACAGAACAGTTGTAATCAAATGGACATTTTGAGAGCGATCGAAAACCTCACTGTACTCTGTGATGAAACAATTGTTTATCACCTTGCAGCTATTTTAAATCATATACTGTGGTCCCAAAATGGTCTTTGTTGGACTACACAGAATTCAGTCAAAGTAGGACTGgcagttctcaaattcctgttaATTACTTTACAATTAAAAAGGTTTCTGCAGATCAATAGGTATTTGTCAGTACCAAGAGTATTTCCAGCATGGATCAGTCTGCCAGAAAACTTTCAATTCAAGACAAGGAAAATTACTGCAGGGTTATTTGCATCTATAATGCAAAAGTTCGACGCAAACAGAATTTTGGTCTCCCTGCGCAGTTAATTAAATATACACACAACACATAGGGAGCTGAGACACAGAGTAGGACTGTGGTTCGCTGGGGATATTATACCATTTATCTTGAAAATTTCCATAGTTATTGGAAACATAATCAAATCCTGCTGGACAATAATCCATCCCCAGTCTGTCATGTAGGCTGAATTTTTGACAAGTTTGTCGGAACAATTATGCATACTCTTTTAGCGAGGTAAAACTGTCAGTACCACCTCCACAGTGATCTGGCTTTAATAAGTGACGCCCCTCCTACCTGTAATCCATTAGTACAGTAGCATGATACTACACACAGACTTACCTTTGAAAGTAATGCACAAGAAAAACTGCAACAAGTACTCTG
This window contains:
- the LOC139971301 gene encoding 3-oxo-5-alpha-steroid 4-dehydrogenase 1-like, which produces METDKMADRKEEFTLTGIGIQILEAFDKTESEVITIMSQFMLACSIFVFLALYMLKAPYGRYANTKVYGFGIHGKVAWFLQELPSFMIPVYLAVFTDSSGSSKVGRVLVAVFLVHYFQRTFIFPFLLRGGKVTPVVPFILALVFCCYNGFMQGAYLLHVSTYQDWWFSDPRFVIGIALFFLGLVINIHSDSVLRNLRKPGETGYKIPEGGLFNYVSGANFLGEIVEWMGFAIACWSLPAVSFCIFSSCNIGHRAMHHHEWYLQKFDDYPKNRKALIPFLF